ACAAAACGCAATGACTACCATAGTCACTGCTATGTGCCGTATCTGCACACTGATGTACATTAGCAGCAGACCAATCAACTGCAGTGTCCAGTTCAAAATGTTGATGCTGCGTTCATTCTCCAAGGGCCCATATTTGTAACAAAACGCAAAACTGACAAATCCAACTATACCCAGATACCCTGAAAAATATTAGCAAAGGATATCATCACAATTTAAAACTGGCAAATGACATGATAAAAACATCCATATCATATATCATTTAAACTGGAAACGAATATGATATTAACAGTAAATAAAAGTAGGCTGCAATATTAATGTCTTTTAATGTTTGCTCTCAGTAGGCAAAATGCCACATTATTGAATTTACCATAATGTTTAGTCCGTAAGAATTCCGTAAGTAACTCACTAACCGTTTCACAGTTTTTACTTACCCAAAAGATACTGCCAGTATTCAGTGCAGATTGCCTGCAAATTTTTGAAGACCAGTTGGATTACGTAAATAGAAACTGACCAACCTCCAAGCAGTAATGCAACAAAGGGGCTTTTCTGGAAAGATTAAACATTACATCATATCAGTGTATTAAATATTCTTTGTCCTTTAATTATAAGATTGAAAAGGTTTTAACAGAAAAAATACTCTATTTACAAGTATgttttacattcacttttttaacattttcagaAACAGACTGGAATAATTCTTGAGCACATTTAAATGACCACTATTCTTTTTACGTAGATCACTAACAGACTGTTCAAACTAGGAACACACTAAGAGGCAAAAATACATCAGAGGCCTCTAGAGGCCAGCCTCCTGTGAAAAATGGTGGCATACTTGCTCCTGTCTGCCAAGCAATATCCTTTAAACAATTTATCTGCTATGGATTGGAAGTAAAATTGTAATGTTACCTTTTTTGGTATATGGTATTTGGTTATCTTATTTCCATAGGACTAAAACCCAAGTATACCATAAAGCCATTTAATTTATCATTTATCCATACTAACATTTTactgttgacatttttttttaaagagcactatatataaaatctttttttacaagGATTACTGGTAAGTTACTAATTGCAAGCTCTACTGAgaagggctctctttacctcttgtactgGTTTATTTGTAAGTCATCTGTTAGTTTGATGTATACACCTTTATATTGTACAGTCCTGcagaatatatagatatatacttaTATAGATACAAATTCATATATATTAGAGACTTGTCAGGGTCTCACCGAGTGGACCTGcagctaaaatgtatttataccaCCTTAAACACACTTACACATCTCACCAGCTACCTGCCATAAAACCAGAAGTGGCATAATCATAAAATTAGTATCTGTGTCAGAGCACAGGGGAACACCTAACCTGTTGATTCACAACCTGTGCAACCCTAACCTAACAgtgaaatgaatgaatgaatgcacAGCATACAACACTACTTTCACAACAAATTATTCCATTCATATATTCTAAAGTCAAGGTTACCTTCGGCATCAGTTTGGAGAGCATGAACACAAGTATTAGCATTGAAGCCAACATCCCTACAGTGATCCCTGTGCTGTAGTAGAAGATTTGGCTTCTGTGAAGAAAGAGGACAAACAAACTTATGCTGCAACTTCCATAAATTGCTTGAGAGTGTACGGTACATTTTTATGGCCGATTCAAATTATAGTCAGAACAACTAATAAATGCAGAGCATTAAAAAGGAATATTTAGAGGGACATGAGCAGCAATCCATCCACTGGAACTAGAAGCATAGGAAATTTTCTCAAACTCTTTCTTGGCCTTCTGCAAATGTCTGAGGGCAATTCCATAAGACTAAATAGAGCTAATAGAAGGACAGCACTATTTCTAATATCTCCACCAGGTAAGGAGAGATTTTCCAAGCTTCCTAAGAAGCAGACAAGCACATGTCCCTTAAAAATAATTACACAAAAATCTTAACCACGGTATCctaaaataaatgggaaaatatcTTTAATGTTCAGCCTCCTTTTGCAGGACAAAAGGGACATCTTTTTTGGAGAAGGGAATCATGGGAATACATATTGATACTTTGTCTTCCTTCAGAAGTCAAGGCTAAAACACAGATGAACTGAAATAACAAGATTAGTAAAATTCAATAGCTCTGGATGCGAACACAAGCAAGGATCTTTCCATCCTCTCGCTAGTAAGAAGGATGATGCCTCTTAACCTTTGACAATCTGATAATTTCATGAAATTCCGCTCATTCCCCCTATACTGCAAAAGATTGGCTCTTGAATTTATATGTTTCCTTCAAAGTATAAATACTGCATACCAATTACAGGGCAGAAAATACTAGAATATTTTCGCTGTGCCTGAAAAAACTTGCATCAAACATTAATGCAGATCATACAACTAATTTTTAGTATCAGGGTCCACAAAGCATTTAAAGCTTACCTGCTCAGTGTGTCACCATAAAAGAAAAGCAGAAGGCCACATAAGAACACAAAGAAGAGCCTGGGatcaaatcctgcagaaacataCAAGAAAAGCATAGTTGCCTTCATGGAAGAAAAGTTAAATATGCTTTTATATGAAGGGGAAAATATTTTAACAGCTAAGTTCAAAGAAGATGTGACAGTTGAACAAATATATTGCTTATGAAAAGTTTGATATTCCGGATGCCTGTACAAGTCTAAATCCTTTTTTGTAAGGCTATAAACTCTATTTTAAATATATCCTGAGTAGAATTTTAACTTATGTGCTAAATTACACGGGTGATTTTCACGGGACACACAACAATCAACTTATTACAAGTAATTCCAATGCCTGTCTGATGGGGGTAGAGCAGATAGAACGTGTAATATCTGCAGCTTCCCCCGCACATCTACAGAACATAAAAAATGCTAAATCACAAACTCATCATCTCCATAATTACCTTTAACTGCTCAAAACTTAACCCACAATCTTTGCAGCAAATGGTCATTGTTAGGCATAATCCCTAACCAAGTCAGTCACAAAGTTTTGTCCAAATGtcttgtaacaattttttttttttaatgaatacttTATAACaatttgcaaaggggaagaagcacaccagtgtgtcggcaatgcctttaaatcatttatttgcagaaatgaacaaacagcacaagattttgggggtgaccccttcttcaggtgcaatgaaaaaggggtcacccccgaaagcgtgtgctgtttgttcatttctgcaaataaatgattaaaggtattgccgacacactggagtgcttcttcccctttgcaaagatatatggaaaaaaggcttgggagcggctgtggaagtcaagcaccctttgagaacatgtatgaaagtggtgtgctgaagatttttctttatgttgattgAACTCTTATACTTTATAACACTGCAATCCAGAAAATAATACCTAAGTGCCTAAAATATTCTACAATGCGACAACAAACTCTTTTAAAACCAGATGTCAATTCACTCTGCAGCAGACAAGGACACTGCAGCCGGCCTAATGCCTGTAAAAGAGCTTACCTCGGGAAAGTGCAACACTATAGTAAGTGTCGGTGTCTGATACATGCACTTTTATACAAGTTTTGTTGTTGTAGAGATCGACATAAATGAAGGAATCATTTAGTTTCTCCTTGAGAAAAGATGAGAAAAAGTCAAACATGTTGAAAGTTTCCATTTCCTTCAGTTTCTCTTCATTTTCCACTTGGGTCACCCTTATCATTTTGGTGCTGTTTACACGTATCTGCAAGAGgaacaaaaatgtttaataaacaaatagttatataaacaaacattcagtaataaaaagtaatataagGTGGAAAACAGTGGTGCTCTGTTTGCCAGCCACCACTTTTGATGTGATTTCAAGCATGTGTTCTTCTATTGACGTGCACCAAAAAGGATGATTCTCATTTAAAAACATTAgaagcaatgaaagaaatgttttgAAATTACCTAGCTATAATATTTTTATACCCAGTCATCTTTCTACCCAGTGCGCATGCCAACATGCCACACTAATATGACTCTTCTCCCAGAAATGGCACACCCTTGGTTTTAATTATATTACCTGGATCTTAGTCCAAACATCACTCCATTTCGGTTCATATGTTCTCTGGTAGCAGAAATTTTTGGACTCATTGTACCGAACCACCCTTCCTTCAAAGAGTTTAATCACTTGCAGTTGCTTTCCTTGgtgggataaataaataaaaaaaaatccaagttaaaatctgattggcaaaTTACAAGGCATGCTTGCAAGTTTTGTGAGGCTTGTGATATCTTGTTTCCAGCTGTCAACAGGCAGTTTTAATGTTACATGGTCCTCAATAAGGTCTGTTTATCAAGATAAATCTTTTAGCAAAACACCTTCAATCCTAAAATGCTGGGAATTGCTACTTACGTACATATTCTGTATTCAGTGGCTGTTTGGAGTTCAGCTGAGCTGCAGTGCCTTTAAACAGCTGACAGCAAACCGTGGCTCCCAAAACAGAACTAGCTATAAAAATGATTTGCACGTTGCTTTTTACCAACTATCAATGAGATCCTGTGCAGTTTAAATGATATATCTGATTGCATGCATGCTCTCCGTAGACATGTCAGTTTGCAAAATTATTTCTATCAATATACCTTTATATAACTATTATGAAGAAAGG
This sequence is a window from Xenopus tropicalis strain Nigerian chromosome 2, UCB_Xtro_10.0, whole genome shotgun sequence. Protein-coding genes within it:
- the nemp1 gene encoding nuclear envelope integral membrane protein 1 precursor, encoding MAGEVEGEGCRVSWGVLVALLLLPLPSLCSLTAGKQLQVIKLFEGRVVRYNESKNFCYQRTYEPKWSDVWTKIQIRVNSTKMIRVTQVENEEKLKEMETFNMFDFFSSFLKEKLNDSFIYVDLYNNKTCIKVHVSDTDTYYSVALSRGFDPRLFFVFLCGLLLFFYGDTLSRSQIFYYSTGITVGMLASMLILVFMLSKLMPKKSPFVALLLGGWSVSIYVIQLVFKNLQAICTEYWQYLLGYLGIVGFVSFAFCYKYGPLENERSINILNWTLQLIGLLLMYISVQIRHIAVTMVVIAFCTKQIEYPVRWIYILYRKIKLKRGKPSPPRLLTEEEYRKQGDVETRKALEELRGYCSSPDFAAWKTVSRIQSPKRFADFVEGSSHLTPNEVSVHEHEYGFGGSFLEDELFGEDSDVEEEMEIEPVLYQDLR
- the nemp1 gene encoding nuclear envelope integral membrane protein 1 isoform X1, whose protein sequence is MIRVTQVENEEKLKEMETFNMFDFFSSFLKEKLNDSFIYVDLYNNKTCIKVHVSDTDTYYSVALSRGFDPRLFFVFLCGLLLFFYGDTLSRSQIFYYSTGITVGMLASMLILVFMLSKLMPKKSPFVALLLGGWSVSIYVIQLVFKNLQAICTEYWQYLLGYLGIVGFVSFAFCYKYGPLENERSINILNWTLQLIGLLLMYISVQIRHIAVTMVVIAFCTKQIEYPVRWIYILYRKIKLKRGKPSPPRLLTEEEYRKQGDVETRKALEELRGYCSSPDFAAWKTVSRIQSPKRFADFVEGSSHLTPNEVSVHEHEYGFGGSFLEDELFGEDSDVEEEMEIEPVLYQDLR